A region from the Vicinamibacterales bacterium genome encodes:
- a CDS encoding methyltransferase domain-containing protein, translated as MARDLSHVVTTYSSAADHFDALPFWHHFGRATVRLAGLAPGARVVDLFCGTGGSAIPAAEAAGPTGSVLGVDATPALIEIARARAAAAGLAHARFEVADVVTLDLPAASLDAAISVFGLFFLDDMAGMLRRAWSWLAPGGALVTTAWSEVVLSPGEDYFWEEVHREQPALDHISTSSRLSPPGALEALYAEAGLPAPVVTEESWRMPLASPVAFWPVILGTSNRGVLEALPADAQDRVKRAVLSRLAAERVDGLDMVARVAVARKGRGR; from the coding sequence GTGGCCCGCGATCTCTCACACGTCGTCACCACCTACTCGAGTGCCGCCGATCATTTCGACGCCCTGCCCTTCTGGCACCACTTCGGCCGGGCCACCGTACGCCTCGCCGGCCTGGCGCCGGGCGCACGCGTGGTCGATCTCTTCTGCGGCACCGGAGGGTCGGCCATTCCCGCCGCCGAGGCCGCCGGCCCGACGGGCTCGGTGCTCGGCGTGGACGCCACGCCGGCGCTCATCGAGATCGCCCGTGCGAGGGCCGCGGCCGCGGGACTGGCCCACGCGCGGTTCGAGGTGGCCGACGTCGTCACGCTCGACCTGCCAGCCGCGTCCCTCGACGCCGCGATCTCGGTGTTCGGCCTCTTCTTCCTCGACGACATGGCCGGGATGCTCCGGCGCGCGTGGTCCTGGCTGGCCCCGGGAGGCGCCCTGGTCACGACCGCGTGGAGCGAGGTCGTTCTCTCGCCAGGCGAGGACTACTTCTGGGAGGAGGTCCACCGCGAGCAGCCGGCGCTGGACCACATCAGCACGTCCAGCCGCCTCTCGCCGCCGGGGGCCCTCGAGGCGCTGTACGCCGAGGCTGGACTGCCGGCGCCGGTGGTCACCGAGGAATCGTGGCGCATGCCGCTCGCCTCGCCCGTGGCCTTCTGGCCCGTGATCCTGGGCACGAGCAATCGAGGCGTGCTCGAGGCCCTGCCAGCCGATGCGCAGGACCGCGTCAAGCGCGCCGTGCTCTCACGGCTGGCGGCCGAGCGTGTGGACGGGCTCGACATGGTCGCGCGGGTGGCGGTCGCCAGGAAGGGCCGAGGGCGCTGA
- a CDS encoding dienelactone hydrolase family protein, with protein sequence MCDENFEHDLENYARFPRLTRRQFGAASVGAGLMLTLPRAADAQAVTEQDVNVTTPDGTADCYFVHPASGAHAGVIVWPDILGLRPAFRQMGKRLAESGYSVLVVNPFYRKAKAPVVPAGASFADQKTRDTVMPLAQSLNPTTHMTDARAFVAWLDGQASVDRNRKIGTTGYCMGGPIVMRTAAAVSDRVGAGGSFHGGGLVTKDADSPHLLVPKMKASFLFCVAENDDQRDPTAKDVLKETFAKAKLPAEIEVYAGAAHGWCPPDSAVYNEKQAERAWSRLLVLFKSALA encoded by the coding sequence ATGTGCGACGAGAACTTCGAACATGATCTCGAGAACTACGCCCGTTTCCCGCGACTGACCCGCCGCCAGTTCGGCGCGGCGTCGGTGGGCGCAGGCCTGATGCTCACGCTGCCGCGCGCGGCCGATGCCCAGGCTGTCACCGAGCAGGACGTCAACGTCACGACGCCCGACGGCACGGCCGACTGCTACTTCGTCCACCCCGCCAGCGGCGCGCACGCCGGCGTCATCGTGTGGCCGGACATCCTGGGGCTGCGCCCGGCCTTCCGGCAGATGGGCAAGCGGCTGGCCGAGTCCGGATACTCGGTGCTGGTCGTGAATCCGTTCTATCGCAAGGCCAAGGCGCCCGTGGTGCCGGCCGGCGCCAGCTTCGCGGACCAGAAGACACGCGACACCGTGATGCCCCTGGCGCAGAGCCTCAACCCCACCACACACATGACCGACGCACGGGCGTTCGTGGCCTGGCTGGACGGACAGGCGTCGGTCGACAGGAACCGGAAGATCGGGACGACCGGCTACTGCATGGGCGGGCCCATCGTGATGCGGACGGCGGCGGCCGTGTCGGACCGCGTCGGCGCCGGCGGGTCGTTCCACGGCGGGGGCCTCGTGACCAAGGACGCCGACAGCCCGCACCTGCTCGTGCCGAAGATGAAGGCGTCGTTCCTGTTCTGCGTGGCCGAGAACGACGACCAGCGCGACCCGACGGCCAAGGACGTGCTGAAGGAGACGTTCGCGAAGGCGAAGCTGCCGGCCGAGATCGAGGTCTACGCCGGCGCCGCGCACGGCTGGTGTCCGCCCGACTCGGCCGTCTACAACGAGAAGCAGGCCGAGCGCGCCTGGTCCCGGCTGCTCGTGCTCTTCAAGTCCGCGCTGGCCTGA
- a CDS encoding pyrroloquinoline quinone-dependent dehydrogenase produces MRVIAVVACLALVAGCSGTPAADQVDWSINGGPGNARYSALTQITKDNVRHLQVAWTYESGDHFAASEMQSNPVVVDGLLYVTTPTMQVVALDAATGREAWKYDPSGGSGARQRFRHRGVAVHADRVFVTYRNFLIALDRKTGQPIPAFGVAGRVDLREGLGKPAESVTISASTPGVVFDDLLILPSSVPETLPGTPGHIRAFDWKTGEQRWIFHTIPQPGELGYDSWPPDAYKLAGGANPWAGLTVDPALGLVFAATGSASFDFYGTTRKGDNLFADCVLALDARTGKLVWHFQGVRHDIWDWDFPSPPTLVTVTRDGRAVEAVAQTTKYGDTFVLDRRTGESLFPIEDRPVPTSGVDGEYPAATQPRPLKPPPFTRQGLTEAMLTTRTPETHADVLARFRKMRSGMFEPPSLEGTIVFPGFDGGAEWGGSAFDPASGLLFVNANEMPWVIRLIPNDDTSLYTSKCATCHRADRRGTPAAPSLVDVGTRLSRDEIMAIVRQGTGRMPGFPDMGGRNIGDVADFLITGKDKAADPAFRSAPGYLKYRSDGESIFLDPDGYPAVTPPWGTLNAIDLNEGTIRWRIPLGEVPELAAKGMTNTGSDNYGGPIVTASGILFIGATNFDRKFRAFDAATGALLWETTLPAAGNATPSTYVRNGRQFVVIACGGGKNGAPSGSSVVAFALP; encoded by the coding sequence ATGCGCGTGATCGCCGTCGTCGCCTGCCTGGCCCTCGTGGCCGGCTGTTCGGGAACGCCTGCCGCCGACCAGGTGGACTGGTCCATCAACGGCGGGCCCGGCAACGCCCGGTATTCCGCCCTCACCCAGATCACGAAGGACAACGTCCGGCATCTGCAGGTGGCCTGGACCTACGAGAGCGGCGACCACTTCGCCGCGTCGGAGATGCAGAGCAACCCGGTGGTGGTGGACGGCCTGCTCTACGTGACGACGCCGACGATGCAGGTGGTCGCGCTCGACGCGGCGACGGGCCGTGAGGCGTGGAAGTACGACCCCAGCGGCGGCAGCGGCGCCCGCCAGCGCTTCCGTCATCGCGGCGTGGCCGTGCACGCCGACCGCGTGTTCGTCACGTACCGGAACTTCCTGATCGCGCTCGACCGGAAGACCGGCCAGCCGATTCCGGCGTTCGGCGTGGCCGGCCGCGTGGATCTGCGCGAGGGCCTCGGCAAGCCCGCCGAGTCGGTGACCATCAGCGCGAGCACGCCGGGCGTCGTCTTCGACGACCTGCTGATCCTGCCGAGCAGTGTCCCCGAGACGCTGCCGGGCACGCCCGGGCACATCCGGGCGTTCGACTGGAAGACCGGCGAGCAGCGGTGGATCTTCCACACCATTCCGCAGCCCGGCGAGCTGGGCTACGACAGCTGGCCGCCCGACGCCTACAAGCTGGCCGGGGGCGCGAACCCCTGGGCGGGGCTCACCGTGGATCCGGCGCTCGGGCTCGTGTTCGCGGCCACCGGCTCGGCGTCGTTCGACTTCTACGGAACGACACGCAAGGGCGACAACCTGTTCGCCGACTGCGTGCTGGCGCTGGATGCGCGCACGGGCAAGCTCGTGTGGCACTTCCAGGGCGTCCGGCACGACATCTGGGACTGGGACTTCCCGTCGCCGCCCACGCTCGTGACCGTCACTCGCGATGGCCGGGCGGTCGAGGCCGTGGCGCAGACGACGAAGTACGGGGATACGTTCGTGCTCGACCGGCGCACCGGCGAGTCGCTCTTCCCGATCGAGGACCGGCCCGTGCCCACCTCGGGCGTCGACGGCGAGTACCCGGCCGCGACCCAGCCGCGTCCGCTGAAGCCGCCGCCGTTCACGCGCCAGGGCCTCACCGAGGCCATGCTCACCACGCGCACCCCCGAAACGCACGCGGATGTCCTGGCGCGGTTCAGGAAGATGCGCTCCGGCATGTTCGAGCCGCCGTCGCTCGAGGGCACCATCGTCTTCCCGGGCTTCGACGGCGGTGCGGAATGGGGCGGCTCGGCCTTCGACCCGGCGAGCGGGCTCCTCTTCGTCAACGCGAACGAGATGCCGTGGGTCATCAGGCTCATCCCCAACGACGACACGTCGCTCTACACCTCGAAGTGCGCCACCTGCCACCGCGCCGACAGGCGAGGCACGCCGGCCGCTCCGTCGCTCGTGGACGTCGGCACGCGCCTGTCGCGCGACGAGATCATGGCCATCGTCCGCCAGGGCACGGGCCGCATGCCGGGCTTCCCGGACATGGGCGGACGGAACATCGGCGACGTGGCTGACTTCCTCATCACGGGCAAGGACAAGGCGGCCGACCCCGCGTTCAGGTCGGCTCCGGGGTACCTCAAGTACCGGAGCGACGGCGAGTCGATCTTCCTCGACCCGGACGGCTATCCGGCCGTCACGCCGCCATGGGGCACGCTGAACGCGATCGACTTGAACGAGGGCACCATCCGCTGGCGCATTCCGCTCGGTGAAGTGCCGGAACTGGCCGCCAAGGGGATGACCAACACGGGCAGCGACAACTACGGCGGGCCCATCGTGACCGCGAGCGGGATCCTGTTCATCGGTGCCACGAACTTCGACAGGAAGTTCCGCGCGTTCGACGCCGCCACCGGCGCGCTCCTGTGGGAGACGACGCTTCCGGCCGCTGGAAACGCCACGCCCTCCACCTACGTGCGGAATGGCAGGCAGTTCGTGGTCATCGCATGCGGCGGCGGCAAGAACGGCGCGCCCTCGGGCAGCAGCGTGGTGGCCTTCGCGCTGCCGTAG
- a CDS encoding amidase family protein has product MRTALVTSALVLAVLLTPRAQTQPPAFEVEEASIADIHAAFRDGRLTCHGLVERYLRRIDAYDKNGPAVNAIVLVNPRALAEADALDQRYKGGGPVGPLHCIPTIVKDNFETAGMQSSNGSLTFEGYVPAADAFQVARIKAAGAIVLAKSNLAEWAFTPNETLSSILPGYTKNPYALDRVTAGSSGGTAAAVAASFGAVGLGSDTGNSIRGPSSHQALVGIRSTMGLTSRAGVFPLNLLSDIAGPMARTVADAAAVFQVVAGEDPNDAATAAARGRAVPNYASGLSRDALRGKRIGILRQAYERDTTDAEIVQVFMKAVDDLKLAGAVVVDPATVEGLSTIRRPPGTSCQGFKYDMNQFLAARKGRVPVNDLAEIVKGGKFHPTVQRRLEQAEQGDANGPDSQDCAAERRYRDEVRGAVTHTMEALSLDAFVYPTWSNPPRLIGDLNTPGGDNSQFFSPTTGFPSVQVPMGYTRGGRLPAGMTFFGKAWDEANLIAFAYAYEQLSRHRRPPVSTPPLR; this is encoded by the coding sequence ATGCGCACCGCCCTTGTCACGTCTGCCCTCGTCCTGGCCGTCCTGCTCACGCCGCGCGCTCAGACGCAGCCGCCGGCCTTCGAGGTGGAGGAGGCGTCGATCGCCGACATCCACGCCGCCTTCCGCGACGGCCGCCTGACCTGCCATGGGCTCGTCGAGCGCTACCTGCGCCGCATCGACGCCTACGACAAGAACGGCCCGGCCGTGAACGCCATCGTGCTGGTGAACCCGCGGGCGCTCGCCGAGGCGGACGCGCTCGACCAGCGCTACAAGGGGGGCGGCCCCGTCGGACCCCTGCACTGCATCCCCACCATCGTGAAGGACAACTTCGAGACGGCGGGCATGCAGAGCTCGAACGGATCGCTCACCTTCGAAGGCTACGTCCCGGCGGCCGACGCCTTCCAGGTGGCCCGCATCAAGGCGGCCGGCGCGATCGTGCTGGCCAAGTCGAACCTGGCGGAGTGGGCCTTCACGCCGAACGAGACCCTCAGCTCGATCCTGCCGGGCTACACGAAGAACCCGTACGCCCTCGACCGTGTCACCGCCGGGTCCAGCGGCGGCACGGCGGCGGCCGTCGCCGCGAGCTTCGGCGCCGTGGGCCTGGGCAGCGACACCGGCAACTCGATTCGCGGACCGTCCTCGCACCAGGCGCTCGTCGGCATCCGCTCCACGATGGGGCTCACGAGCCGCGCGGGGGTGTTCCCGCTCAACCTCCTGTCCGACATCGCCGGGCCCATGGCGCGCACGGTGGCCGACGCGGCCGCGGTGTTCCAGGTGGTGGCGGGCGAGGACCCGAACGACGCGGCGACGGCCGCCGCTCGCGGGCGCGCCGTTCCGAACTACGCCTCGGGGTTGTCACGGGACGCGCTGCGCGGCAAGCGCATCGGCATCCTGCGGCAGGCCTACGAGCGGGACACGACGGACGCCGAGATCGTGCAGGTGTTCATGAAAGCCGTGGACGACCTGAAGCTCGCCGGCGCGGTCGTGGTGGACCCCGCGACGGTGGAGGGCCTCTCCACGATCCGCCGGCCGCCGGGCACGTCGTGCCAGGGATTCAAGTACGACATGAACCAGTTCCTGGCCGCCAGGAAGGGCCGCGTGCCCGTGAACGACCTCGCCGAGATCGTGAAGGGCGGCAAGTTCCATCCGACCGTCCAGCGGCGGCTCGAGCAGGCCGAGCAGGGCGACGCCAACGGGCCCGACTCGCAGGACTGCGCCGCCGAGCGCCGCTACCGCGACGAGGTGCGCGGGGCGGTCACGCACACGATGGAGGCGCTGTCGCTCGACGCGTTCGTCTATCCGACGTGGAGCAATCCGCCGCGCCTCATCGGCGACCTGAACACGCCGGGCGGCGACAACAGCCAGTTCTTCTCGCCGACGACGGGCTTCCCGTCCGTGCAGGTGCCCATGGGCTACACGCGCGGCGGCCGGCTGCCGGCGGGGATGACGTTCTTCGGCAAGGCGTGGGACGAGGCGAACCTGATCGCCTTCGCCTATGCCTACGAGCAGCTGTCGCGCCATCGGCGTCCGCCCGTGAGCACGCCGCCGCTGCGCTAG
- a CDS encoding HisA/HisF-related TIM barrel protein, with translation MLIPSIDLKGGRIVQLVQGETLAVESHDVDGWIARFHGFPAVQLIDLDAAMGTGNNDPLVRYVAAKLPCRVGGGVRSTRRAAELLAAGATHVIVGSSLYRQGATGIDCIDLAFAEALTGEVGAARVIGAVDSRGGQVVIHGWKTTLPLTAVDAVRTLESCCSQFLYTHVDREGLMQGTDLGAILAVARATTRQVIAAGGITTQAEIDELDRHGVHAVVGMAIYTGALAVKAPGA, from the coding sequence GTGCTGATCCCCTCGATCGACCTCAAGGGTGGGCGCATCGTGCAGCTCGTGCAGGGCGAGACGCTCGCCGTCGAGTCGCACGACGTGGACGGGTGGATCGCGCGCTTCCACGGGTTCCCGGCCGTGCAGCTCATCGACCTCGACGCCGCGATGGGGACCGGGAACAACGACCCGCTCGTGCGCTACGTCGCGGCGAAGCTGCCGTGCCGCGTGGGCGGCGGCGTCCGGTCCACCAGGCGCGCCGCGGAGCTCCTGGCGGCCGGCGCGACGCACGTGATCGTGGGCTCGTCGCTGTACCGGCAGGGCGCCACGGGCATCGACTGCATCGATCTCGCCTTCGCCGAGGCCCTGACGGGAGAGGTCGGCGCCGCGCGCGTCATCGGCGCCGTCGACAGCCGGGGCGGCCAGGTCGTGATCCACGGGTGGAAGACCACGCTGCCGCTCACGGCCGTGGACGCGGTGCGGACGCTCGAGTCCTGCTGCAGCCAGTTCCTCTACACGCACGTGGACCGCGAGGGCCTGATGCAGGGCACGGATCTGGGCGCGATTCTCGCCGTGGCACGCGCCACGACCCGACAGGTGATCGCGGCCGGGGGCATCACGACCCAGGCCGAGATCGATGAGCTGGATCGCCACGGCGTCCATGCCGTGGTCGGGATGGCCATCTACACCGGGGCGCTGGCGGTGAAGGCCCCCGGCGCGTAG
- a CDS encoding hydroxyacid-oxoacid transhydrogenase has translation MDREFAFEMAASSVRFGAGVTREVGSDLADWGLKRVLVVTDPVVARLPPLAAVLDSLESHDVEAVVFDRVRVEPTDESFKSAIAFAAEQAVDGFVAVGGGSVMDTAKAANLYTTYPPADFLDYVNAPIGKALPVPGPLKPLVAIPTTAGTGSETTGVSIFDLTALHAKTGIASRRLKPTLGLLDPDNTRTMPPEVAASSGLDILSHAIESFTALPYADRPRPDRPAVRPAYQGSNPISDVWSLQALRMVASYLVRAFDDPGDDEARAQMLLAASYAGVGFGNAGVHLPHGMSYPVSGLVRGYRAPGYGLTHPLVPHGMSVILNAPAVFRFTAPASPARHLQAAQALGVDVSGVRHDDAGAVLADRIVWFMERLGVPNGLRALGYTSSDVPALVEGTLPQHRVTKLSPRPAAAEDLARLFEDAMTAW, from the coding sequence GTGGATCGCGAATTCGCATTCGAGATGGCGGCGTCCAGCGTCAGGTTCGGCGCGGGCGTCACGCGGGAGGTCGGGTCGGACCTGGCCGACTGGGGGCTGAAGCGGGTGCTCGTCGTCACCGACCCGGTCGTCGCGCGCCTGCCCCCGCTGGCGGCCGTGCTCGACTCGCTCGAGAGCCACGATGTGGAGGCGGTCGTGTTCGACCGGGTCAGGGTCGAGCCCACCGACGAGTCGTTCAAGAGCGCCATCGCCTTCGCCGCCGAGCAGGCGGTGGACGGGTTCGTGGCCGTCGGCGGCGGATCGGTGATGGACACGGCCAAGGCCGCGAACCTCTACACCACGTATCCGCCGGCCGACTTCCTGGACTACGTGAACGCCCCGATCGGCAAGGCGCTGCCTGTGCCCGGTCCGCTCAAGCCGCTCGTGGCGATCCCGACCACGGCCGGCACGGGCAGCGAGACGACGGGCGTCAGCATCTTCGACCTGACGGCCCTGCACGCGAAGACGGGCATCGCGAGCCGCCGGCTGAAGCCCACGCTCGGGCTCCTCGATCCCGACAACACCCGGACGATGCCGCCGGAGGTGGCCGCTTCGAGCGGGCTCGACATCCTGAGCCATGCGATCGAGAGCTTCACCGCCCTGCCCTACGCGGACCGTCCCCGGCCCGATCGCCCGGCGGTCCGGCCGGCGTACCAGGGATCCAATCCGATCAGCGACGTCTGGTCCCTCCAGGCGCTGCGGATGGTGGCGTCGTACCTCGTGCGCGCGTTCGACGATCCCGGCGACGACGAGGCGCGGGCCCAGATGCTGCTGGCCGCGTCGTATGCGGGCGTCGGCTTCGGGAACGCCGGCGTCCACCTGCCGCACGGCATGTCGTACCCCGTGTCGGGCCTGGTGCGCGGGTACCGCGCGCCCGGCTACGGCCTCACGCACCCGCTCGTGCCGCATGGCATGTCGGTGATCCTCAACGCCCCGGCGGTCTTCCGCTTCACGGCTCCGGCCAGCCCCGCGCGTCACCTCCAGGCCGCCCAGGCGCTGGGCGTGGACGTCTCGGGCGTGAGGCACGACGACGCGGGTGCCGTGCTGGCCGATCGCATCGTCTGGTTCATGGAGCGGCTGGGGGTTCCCAATGGGCTCAGGGCCCTCGGCTATACGTCGAGCGACGTTCCCGCCCTGGTGGAGGGCACGCTCCCGCAGCACCGGGTGACGAAGCTCTCGCCACGTCCGGCCGCCGCGGAGGATCTGGCCCGGCTCTTCGAGGACGCGATGACGGCGTGGTGA
- a CDS encoding alpha/beta fold hydrolase: protein MPTAPKLLAALALTSAGAVTAAQTSAPPDAHRQFLEIADFRLEGGGRLPVARIAYATFGRLNAAGDNAVLVPSYYGADYHGYDFLVGPGRALDPERYFVVLTEMFGNGVSSSPSNTPAPLAGPDFPAVAVRDNVEASRRVLEHLGVTHLRAVVGFSMGAEQAFQWAVSHPAFMDRIVPWCGTAKTYPHGVARLESAILALTADPAFNGGRYTSPPPAGMKAWSAHWAAWVWSQEWWRRELYRPQQQTVEDVIASRAERDAVRDPNNLILHARTWQRHDVGDTPGFGGDHEKALRSITAKVLYMPGATDLYFPIADATYEQQFLRDSTFLPIPSVWGHAAGGGANPADAAFLNERIGAFLR, encoded by the coding sequence GTGCCGACCGCGCCGAAGCTCCTCGCCGCGCTGGCGCTCACGAGCGCCGGCGCCGTCACCGCCGCCCAGACGTCCGCGCCGCCGGACGCGCATCGCCAGTTCCTCGAGATCGCGGACTTCCGGCTCGAGGGCGGCGGCAGGCTGCCGGTGGCCCGCATCGCCTACGCGACCTTCGGCCGCCTGAACGCGGCGGGGGACAACGCGGTGCTGGTCCCCTCCTACTACGGCGCGGACTATCACGGGTACGACTTCCTGGTCGGGCCGGGCAGGGCGCTCGATCCCGAGCGGTACTTCGTCGTGCTGACGGAGATGTTCGGCAACGGCGTCTCGTCGTCGCCCAGCAACACCCCCGCGCCCCTCGCCGGTCCGGACTTCCCGGCGGTTGCCGTGCGCGACAACGTCGAGGCGTCGCGCCGCGTCCTCGAACACCTCGGCGTGACGCACCTCCGGGCGGTCGTCGGCTTCTCCATGGGCGCCGAGCAGGCGTTCCAGTGGGCCGTGTCGCATCCCGCGTTCATGGACCGCATCGTGCCGTGGTGCGGCACGGCGAAGACCTATCCCCACGGCGTCGCCCGCCTCGAGAGCGCCATCCTGGCGCTCACCGCCGACCCGGCGTTCAACGGCGGGCGCTACACGTCGCCGCCGCCGGCCGGCATGAAGGCGTGGTCCGCCCACTGGGCGGCCTGGGTCTGGTCACAGGAGTGGTGGCGCCGGGAGCTCTACAGACCGCAGCAGCAGACCGTGGAGGACGTGATCGCGTCGCGCGCCGAGCGGGACGCCGTCCGCGATCCCAACAACCTCATCCTGCACGCCCGCACCTGGCAGCGGCACGACGTGGGCGACACGCCGGGCTTCGGCGGCGACCACGAGAAGGCGCTCCGGTCCATCACGGCGAAGGTGCTGTACATGCCGGGCGCCACGGACCTCTATTTCCCGATCGCGGACGCGACGTACGAGCAGCAGTTCCTGCGGGACTCCACCTTCCTGCCCATCCCGTCCGTGTGGGGCCACGCGGCCGGCGGCGGCGCGAATCCGGCGGACGCCGCGTTCCTGAACGAGCGCATCGGCGCGTTCCTGCGCTGA
- a CDS encoding MBL fold metallo-hydrolase, whose amino-acid sequence MTPRPVHRRLTGGVAAVALCAALAAAGTAAQDRGAADHVAKAKAAAGADFDPLFQRLCVPPAPPARAGAAPRPAGPPPRSSWHADPVKVFDNLYFVGQTEYSAWAVVTSAGLIVIDPIFDYSVADEVVGGLETLGADPAAIKYVLVSHGHSDHAGGAAFLQDRYKARVVLSEDDWDLLDRTRASWKKPRRDMVVADGDTLTLGDTTLTLYETPGHTLGTLSTIIPVRDGAARHTAAYWGGTAFNWVANRAGYITPERPDAFWFTHYIDSARRFRDIAARAGADVLLSNHTAFDGSKTKLPAMARRQPGDPHPYVIGGDAVARYLTVAEECALAGRARAGG is encoded by the coding sequence ATGACGCCGCGGCCCGTGCACCGGCGCCTCACGGGGGGCGTCGCCGCCGTCGCGCTGTGCGCGGCGCTCGCGGCCGCCGGGACAGCCGCGCAGGATCGTGGCGCGGCGGACCACGTCGCCAAGGCGAAGGCCGCCGCCGGCGCCGACTTCGACCCGCTCTTCCAGCGGTTGTGCGTGCCCCCGGCCCCGCCCGCGCGCGCGGGCGCCGCGCCCCGGCCCGCCGGTCCGCCCCCGCGATCGAGCTGGCACGCCGATCCCGTGAAGGTGTTCGACAACCTCTACTTCGTCGGGCAGACCGAGTACTCGGCGTGGGCCGTGGTCACCTCGGCGGGCCTCATCGTCATCGACCCGATCTTCGACTACTCGGTGGCCGACGAGGTGGTCGGCGGCCTCGAGACGCTGGGCGCCGACCCGGCCGCCATCAAGTACGTGCTCGTCAGCCACGGGCACTCCGATCACGCCGGGGGCGCGGCGTTCCTCCAGGATCGCTACAAGGCGCGCGTCGTGCTCTCGGAGGACGACTGGGACCTGCTGGACCGCACGCGCGCCTCGTGGAAGAAGCCGCGTCGCGACATGGTGGTGGCCGACGGCGACACGCTGACCCTGGGCGACACCACGCTGACGCTCTACGAGACGCCCGGCCACACGCTGGGCACCCTCTCGACGATCATTCCGGTCCGGGACGGCGCCGCCCGGCACACCGCCGCCTACTGGGGCGGTACCGCGTTCAACTGGGTGGCCAACCGCGCCGGCTACATCACGCCCGAGCGGCCCGACGCCTTCTGGTTCACGCACTACATCGACTCGGCCCGGCGGTTCCGGGACATCGCCGCCCGGGCGGGCGCCGACGTACTGCTCTCGAACCACACGGCGTTCGACGGCTCGAAGACGAAGCTCCCGGCCATGGCGCGCCGTCAGCCTGGCGATCCTCACCCGTACGTGATCGGCGGCGACGCCGTGGCGCGCTATCTCACCGTCGCGGAGGAGTGCGCGCTGGCCGGCCGCGCGCGCGCCGGCGGCTGA
- a CDS encoding amidohydrolase family protein, with protein sequence MRLPLRALLTLALVAAALGARPLAQRLPIGEPIREFVSVDAPVVALTHVRVIDGTGAPPRDDQTVVMRDGLITALGPAASTPPPDGAQVIDLTGKSAIPGLVMLHEHTYYPTGPGVYGQLGLSFARLYLAGGVTTMRTGGNLNGFMDIVLKRRVDAGTAAGPAIDATMPYVNGENQFVQMTAVDSEERARKHVAYWADEGATSVKAYMQISRAALGTAIKEAHARGLKVTGHLCSVTYAEAAALGIDNLEHGFLAATDFVADKQPDLCPGQGRGQQSLVDLDPKGTAFQTLIRTLVERRVAITSTLTVFEAGMPSRPVPPGIEVLLPELREQYEQNRARAARNTTSVMPRLFPKAMALEREFALAGGLLVAGTDPTGGGGVIPGFSDHRQLELLVEAGFSPLEALAIGTRNGARYLGQEARIGTLATGKQADLVVIDGDPSRDIAEIRKVQTVFRRGVGFDPATLIQSVTGRVGLW encoded by the coding sequence GTGCGACTCCCCCTCCGAGCCCTCCTGACGCTGGCCCTCGTCGCCGCGGCACTCGGCGCGCGCCCCCTGGCGCAGCGGCTGCCGATCGGCGAGCCGATCCGCGAGTTCGTGTCCGTGGACGCGCCGGTCGTGGCGCTGACCCACGTCCGTGTGATCGACGGCACCGGCGCGCCTCCGCGCGACGACCAGACCGTGGTGATGCGCGATGGGCTCATCACGGCCCTGGGCCCGGCGGCCTCCACGCCCCCGCCCGACGGCGCGCAGGTCATCGACCTGACGGGGAAGAGCGCGATCCCCGGGCTCGTGATGCTCCACGAGCACACCTACTACCCCACCGGGCCCGGCGTGTACGGGCAGCTCGGCCTGAGCTTCGCGCGCCTGTATCTCGCCGGCGGCGTGACGACCATGCGCACCGGCGGCAACCTGAACGGCTTCATGGACATCGTCCTGAAGCGACGCGTGGACGCCGGCACGGCGGCCGGGCCGGCCATCGACGCGACCATGCCGTACGTGAACGGCGAGAACCAGTTCGTCCAGATGACGGCGGTGGACTCCGAGGAGCGCGCCCGGAAGCACGTGGCCTACTGGGCCGACGAGGGCGCGACGTCGGTCAAGGCGTACATGCAGATCTCGCGTGCGGCGCTCGGCACCGCCATCAAGGAGGCCCACGCGCGCGGGCTCAAGGTCACCGGGCACCTGTGCTCGGTCACCTACGCGGAAGCCGCCGCGCTCGGCATCGACAACCTGGAGCACGGCTTCCTGGCCGCCACCGACTTCGTGGCGGACAAGCAGCCGGACCTCTGCCCGGGCCAGGGCCGCGGCCAGCAGTCGCTCGTGGACCTCGATCCGAAAGGCACCGCGTTCCAGACGTTGATCCGGACGCTCGTCGAGCGCCGCGTCGCCATCACGTCCACCCTCACGGTGTTCGAAGCCGGCATGCCGTCGCGGCCGGTGCCGCCCGGCATCGAGGTGCTGCTGCCGGAGCTTCGTGAGCAGTACGAACAGAACCGCGCGCGGGCGGCCCGGAACACCACGTCGGTCATGCCGCGGCTCTTCCCGAAGGCGATGGCCCTCGAGCGCGAGTTCGCCCTGGCCGGCGGGCTGCTCGTCGCGGGCACCGATCCCACCGGCGGCGGCGGCGTGATTCCGGGCTTCTCCGATCACCGCCAGCTCGAGCTCCTCGTGGAGGCCGGGTTCTCGCCGCTCGAGGCCCTGGCCATCGGCACCCGCAACGGCGCGCGGTACCTGGGCCAGGAGGCCCGGATCGGCACGCTCGCGACCGGCAAGCAGGCCGACCTGGTCGTGATCGACGGCGATCCGTCGCGGGACATCGCCGAGATCCGCAAAGTGCAGACGGTGTTCCGGCGCGGCGTGGGCTTCGATCCCGCGACGCTCATTCAGTCGGTGACGGGGAGAGTCGGGCTGTGGTGA